A window of Nitrospinota bacterium contains these coding sequences:
- the trmD gene encoding tRNA (guanosine(37)-N1)-methyltransferase TrmD encodes MRFDLLTIFPGIFDSFLGESLLKKARDKGLVDVRVHDLRPFTDSKHGKTDDAPFGGGAGMVMTPQPLADAIDALKKEGAAKTILLSPRGKPFTQEKARELAREERLILVCGRYEGVDERIIEHWVDEEISLGDYVLNGGEVAAMAVMEAVFRLLPGAVGSPSSLCNESHELGLLEHPQYTRPEEFRGYKVPEALLSGHHENIRQWRHEQALKKTVEVRPDLLERLAENAPPPRFSIALVHHPVAGKNGNEITSSITTLDVHDMARYGKTFGAERIYIVTPVADQQVLVERMKSHWTDEEYLKKQNVRREGTVELLVTAASVEEAVAHARRRSKRVKLLATTAQRVPGAVSAAQWRAVAAEEADEWIILFGTAYGLGKSLMERAERTLLPIEGTAAFNHLPVRGASAIILDRLISRGRKEPK; translated from the coding sequence ATGCGCTTCGATCTGTTGACCATCTTTCCCGGCATCTTCGATTCCTTTCTGGGGGAGAGTCTGCTCAAAAAGGCGCGCGACAAAGGGTTGGTCGACGTGCGGGTACACGATCTGCGCCCGTTTACCGACAGCAAGCACGGCAAAACCGACGATGCCCCCTTTGGCGGCGGCGCCGGCATGGTGATGACTCCGCAGCCGTTGGCCGACGCCATTGATGCGCTGAAAAAAGAAGGGGCGGCCAAAACCATCCTTCTGTCGCCGCGCGGCAAACCGTTCACGCAGGAAAAAGCGCGCGAACTGGCCCGCGAAGAACGGCTTATCCTCGTGTGCGGCCGCTACGAAGGGGTGGACGAGCGGATTATCGAGCATTGGGTGGACGAAGAAATTTCGCTGGGCGATTATGTGCTCAACGGCGGCGAGGTGGCGGCGATGGCCGTGATGGAGGCGGTCTTCCGGCTGCTCCCCGGCGCGGTCGGCAGCCCGTCGTCGCTCTGCAACGAAAGCCACGAATTGGGGCTGCTGGAGCATCCGCAGTACACCCGCCCCGAAGAGTTCCGGGGGTACAAAGTGCCGGAGGCGCTCCTTTCCGGCCACCACGAAAACATCCGGCAGTGGCGCCACGAACAGGCGCTGAAAAAAACCGTCGAAGTCCGCCCCGACCTCCTTGAACGCCTCGCTGAAAATGCCCCGCCGCCGCGCTTTTCCATCGCGCTGGTGCATCATCCGGTGGCGGGAAAAAACGGCAACGAAATCACCAGTTCCATCACCACGCTGGATGTACACGATATGGCCCGCTATGGCAAAACATTCGGGGCGGAGCGCATCTACATCGTTACCCCGGTGGCGGATCAGCAGGTGCTGGTGGAGCGGATGAAAAGCCACTGGACCGACGAGGAATACCTGAAAAAACAGAACGTGCGGCGCGAGGGGACGGTGGAACTGCTGGTCACCGCCGCCTCCGTCGAAGAAGCGGTGGCGCACGCCCGCAGGCGTTCCAAGCGGGTGAAACTGCTTGCCACCACCGCGCAACGGGTGCCCGGCGCGGTCAGCGCCGCCCAGTGGCGCGCGGTGGCGGCGGAAGAGGCCGATGAATGGATTATCCTTTTCGGCACCGCCTATGGGCTGGGTAAATCGCTGATGGAACGGGCCGAACGGACGCTGCTTCCCATCGAGGGTACCGCCGCATTTAACCATTTGCCTGTCAGGGGGGCTTCTGCTATCATTCTAGATCGTTTGATTAGCAGAGGAAGGAAAGAACCAAAATGA
- a CDS encoding cyclic nucleotide-binding domain-containing protein, which produces MGSKTLNKGQWLITEGDTRMFHLYRLREGRVSVHSKGKKINEIEVKPGGTPRVLGILALFNDRKPTASVRAETDVEVETPYMDHIMGLIKNEMPINRDDLTAVIESIELYSLIERSRGRLAEIGTIKLSVPPKGKGEVKEVFNELKELYEKLSEREKRR; this is translated from the coding sequence ATGGGAAGCAAGACCTTAAACAAAGGACAGTGGCTCATTACCGAAGGCGACACGCGGATGTTTCACCTCTACCGGCTGAGGGAAGGCCGGGTTTCGGTGCATTCGAAAGGCAAAAAGATTAACGAGATAGAAGTAAAGCCAGGCGGCACGCCGAGGGTGCTTGGCATTCTGGCCCTTTTCAATGACCGCAAGCCCACGGCATCGGTCAGGGCGGAAACCGACGTGGAAGTGGAAACCCCGTACATGGATCACATCATGGGGCTTATTAAGAACGAGATGCCCATAAACAGGGACGATCTTACCGCCGTTATAGAATCGATCGAGCTTTATTCCTTGATTGAAAGGTCGCGTGGCAGGCTGGCCGAAATAGGCACGATAAAGCTTAGCGTGCCGCCCAAGGGCAAGGGAGAAGTCAAAGAGGTGTTTAACGAGCTGAAAGAGCTTTATGAAAAACTTTCAGAGCGGGAAAAGCGCAGATAG
- the rplS gene encoding 50S ribosomal protein L19 produces MNMMEKVEREYLRKDLPDFRVGDTVRVYVKIIEGEKERVQMIEGLVIRKRGDGTRATFTVRKVSFNIGVERLFPLHAPSIEKIEVVRRNRVRRARLYYLRDLKGKAARLSEVKGAFAKKKAKIVVPATEVPAVTE; encoded by the coding sequence ATGAACATGATGGAAAAAGTCGAAAGAGAATATTTGCGCAAAGACCTGCCGGATTTCCGCGTTGGGGATACCGTCCGGGTTTACGTTAAAATCATCGAAGGCGAAAAAGAACGCGTCCAGATGATAGAGGGTCTCGTCATCCGCAAGCGCGGCGACGGCACCCGCGCCACCTTCACCGTCCGCAAGGTGTCGTTCAACATCGGCGTCGAGCGGCTCTTCCCGCTGCACGCCCCCAGCATCGAAAAAATCGAAGTGGTGCGCCGCAACCGCGTCCGCCGCGCCCGCCTCTATTACCTGCGCGACCTGAAGGGTAAAGCCGCGCGCCTTAGCGAAGTCAAAGGCGCGTTTGCCAAAAAGAAGGCCAAGATCGTCGTCCCCGCCACCGAAGTTCCCGCCGTTACCGAATAA
- the rimM gene encoding 16S rRNA processing protein RimM, producing the protein MPRDRVACGRFLKPFGLTGELKFEAYLPDDYPPEDFTVGHVVAAKGRPEREIYILAARHLRGFTWAVQPDGCNSPEEAAQYVNREFLVRRGLLPPLQKGEYLHQDIVGCAVYKEDGERLGEITGIMETGANDVWIITAADRRELLIPATHEVVRRIDVPGRKITIHVLEGLFD; encoded by the coding sequence AGGGATAGGGTTGCCTGCGGGCGCTTCCTCAAGCCGTTCGGCCTCACCGGCGAGCTCAAGTTCGAGGCGTACCTGCCGGATGACTATCCCCCGGAAGATTTCACCGTCGGCCACGTTGTGGCGGCGAAAGGCCGTCCGGAACGGGAAATCTATATTCTCGCCGCCCGCCATCTTCGCGGTTTTACCTGGGCCGTCCAGCCCGATGGCTGTAACTCCCCCGAAGAGGCCGCCCAATATGTAAACCGCGAGTTTCTCGTCCGGCGCGGCCTGCTCCCTCCGCTTCAGAAGGGGGAATACCTCCATCAAGACATCGTCGGCTGCGCGGTGTATAAAGAAGATGGGGAACGGCTGGGCGAAATCACCGGCATCATGGAAACCGGCGCCAACGATGTCTGGATCATCACCGCCGCGGACCGCCGTGAATTGCTCATCCCCGCCACCCATGAGGTGGTGCGCCGCATAGATGTTCCCGGACGGAAGATAACCATTCACGTTTTGGAAGGGCTTTTCGACTGA